TCTCTACAAATCAAATGCACATACTACTGTATCATACTGCCTAtcttatttctctcctttatgaattGCAGTTTCTTGGCAATTACTTGCAATGAATGAATCTTAGCCTCCTCTTCTTCCCAATACTTGGATTAGATGCTCATCAAAAttccttttaactctaaaatTCAGAGATGCCATTATGTTTCTTTGCCATAGTAAGAACTGCATTTTGCTTAGAATTCTACAGCTAACTCACAGAAAGAATTTGAGACAAGTTTTTATGGGCAAGCAAATATTCTTACTGAGAACATTTTGATTGGGGTGGATTTCatacccttttttccttttccttttctccccatgTCCTTTGGCTTTTCCATCCCTTTTTGCTTTCTATTCATGAATgggaacaaaaggaaaatgagtagAAGGGACACCACCATCTTTTACCAGCTCAGAAGCAGTAGAATGAAATTAAAGACACTTAAAAAGAACTGAGACATTATGGCATAGGGGGCAGATGGCTGTCTTTAAACAGGAGCACTAGTTTACCTCTGACTCCTACTAGCTTTATGATTGTctgaaaaatgacttatttaATGTTATACTTTATAAGTAGAAAagcttggatttgaacccaggtcctctgattgaactttcattcattctttctatgCCATCATCCTCCTTCTATTTTGTGTTTAATGATGCTTACATTTGAGagtaaacaaaaatgcaaacctTCCATTGCAGTTTACTTAAATTTCAAACTGTCATCAGTAGATTTTCCCCAAATAATTTTAGAGAacacattttttaattaattgagcCTCTTGTTGGAGGTATGCTCTCTACTGATACATATCACAGTCATTTCATAGCATATCTCCCTGAGTTGCGAAGGCCAAAACTATTTCTATTTGGTGGCTGACCTTCTGGAGAAGATAATTTACTGGGAAATTACAAATCAAGGTGGCTCTACTACCAGCATAAGGATATTCTCCTCTGTGAATGATCTATGGATTCTTTTACTCTTAGGCTAGTTTCTTCTTGGATGTGTGTCtaggatcaaagaaaaataaaattattctaggTGTAGCAAGATTAGGAGCACAGATTTGTGGcaataaatagttaaataaaatttctattctGGCATCATGTAGAGTATGGGTAACTCTGAGTTCTCAAAAGGAAAGTCAGTGGAGCAGAAGTTAGAGAAGATCCTGTCAAGATGAAAAAGTTCAAATTACTGTCCTGGTAACAGACTTTCATACTGCTTCAGTCTAGCTGAGAGCAAACAGGCTCAGTATTACCTATGCAGTAATGAATTATTTGAGTAGAAAAGGTCTATAAAGGAAGAGGCATTGTGTTACAGTGGGTAGAGAGTGAgctaagaagagctgagttcaaatcccacctttgtcATATTCTGGCTGGGTAGATCATTTAATCTTAGTGTGCTGAACAATTCTAATTCTCTAAGATTGTAAATTATAAGGAAAGTGCCCATGTAGACAGGTAGTAAGACTTCTTAACTGGAAGTAAACTGATCACCTCACAGCTCAGGTTAAggattgggggaagggggaagattgTCCCAAGGCAAAATCTTTTGAAATAGTAAGGTTTTCATTTCAAAGAGTTCATCCAAATAGcccattttttttggtttaactCTTAATTCTACTAGGAAGTTGACATTTTTCACTTAAACAAGAACTGGAGGCTATTTAGAAAAATGAGACTGAATTAGGGAATGGGGAGGAGGGCAGTTCTCATTTGTATTCTCTCATTCATTTACTTAacctttgaaaattatttcttctccaGTGATCTCCTAATATTTAAGCTTCTGCCTtcttttgaaaatgaatggaaggcagggaatatgcatttattaagtaccaacagTGTGCTAGGCACTTTGTTAAGCCTTTTACAAACACCTCATTTGAGCCacagatagatactattattatccctgtgaGGTataggtaaagtgacttgcccagcttcaAAATAGTCCAaggtcatatttaaactcagatattcctgactccaggaataTCTTTACTCTGCCATATAGCTGTTATGGTTGTTTTTAAGTactaaaaataattaactaaagCTTTGGAGAGGTTATAGTTTGGATTAAAATCCAATCTGTATCGGAAATCACAGATACTTACAGCATTGGAATGTTTgaaattttcaaagtgttttcctCAAAATACTTTATTGAGGTAAGAAATAATAGTGGCTAAAGATCTAGGCCTTGGAATCAGAAGGATACAGATCTTCCATCTATCTAATCCTTTCAAAAgctttcctttgatctcttttgccCTTCAATTTTTCAGCATCATTTAAAGAAGTTGGAGGGTCGACGCCTGGACTTTGATTACAAGAAGAAAAGGCAAGGCAAGATTCCAGACGAGGAGCTTCGCCAAGCTCTAGAGAAATTTGATGAATCTAAAGAAATCGCTGAATCAAGCATGTTCAACCTCCTCGAAATGGATGTGAGCAGATTCCTAACTATTTTATTTGGACTTGAGTTTTGAATCTTGTCATTATGTGCTTATTTAAACACATTTACACATTAATTAATACTCTCAACATCCAAATTACCCTAACTTGAACATGGACTTAGGTAGGTGGTTGCTGTCATTCAAAAGAATGTGGCTAGTTAAGCTGGAAagggatatattttaaaaggctaACAACTGCAAAGAAAAGcaaggagaaaacattctttatgGTATTTTCACTGAAATACCAAAGGACTGCCACTCATATTTATCTAATGTTAAAATGTACAAAATGGTTTTCCTTTAACAATTCCCATAAGATATTATTAAAGGAACTATTATTGTTCTTGCTTAAATGAAGACATGCAACTCAAAAATATAAGTGACTTTTTAAGATCACGAAGGTAGCAAATATCAGAGCCAAGACTTGAGCtcaattctctcctctctctcctctctacaAGTAAAATACTCTTGCCATCACAGCATCACACACTGCATATTAATAGTCAAGCATAAGAAGTAGTATGAAAGACATCATCCAGGATATATACAATGACAAAAGGAGAAATCATTTAGTAAGTTAGTCATTTAGTAAAAGCAAGAGAAAACTAGTGGACAGATATAAAATATGGAGGACAGCTTCTAACCCATTGGTTAAATCTCTATACATAATTTCTTAGAGAGCTTGGACAAAAATCACACAACTTGGAAATGTATGAATAGGTTTCAAGGTAAACTATTGGAGAAAAAGTTCACATTAGTGAGAAATCAATTATTTACCATTTAGTAAGTCTTCATAATATCACTAGCCAATCAGTtgtttaagaattattagatagTAAGAGTGAAATAGCCCTCATTGGAAGCTATTTTAATTCTTCCATGAGGCTATGGGGccttttggttttatttcagAGGTAAGAAACTGCAAAAAATATGTCATATAATCACTTAAGTCATTAATATAAATACTCTTTCTAACTTTCCAGTCTCCCCACTTCTTAATTAGGTATCAGTAACAGCAGGTTTGGAGAAATGATGGCAGGGATAGACTTTTTTAGTATAGTAGTGAATTAAACAACTGCCTTCAAAACCATGAGTAAATGTGTATGTGCCTGTGTGTGTACACAGAACATGTGTGATCACCAATTTTGATaatgtttttctaattaattatAACTTTGGTGAGACATGGATATATGGGAGAGAATTCTGTAGCTGACATTTTGGCCTCTCCAAACATACAAAATGGACTGTGATTACTCTGAGGATTTAGCAAGCCTGGGATAACTTAGCCCAGGAAACTCTTTTCAGTTTAGTCAACTTAAACTACCACAAGGGACCCAGAATTAAGAGTGGCAGCATCTCAGgagaagaaattattatttacttCTTAATACCATATCAGTTTTTGTGGGCATTTATTTTCTAACAGAAATCCAAAATATTTAGCAtagttatttacaaatatttctagCAAGTCATACCTCAAGAAACTACATCATTGCTTACTGACATATGCTGAATGTCCACAgatcaaaattatattctttgttcAATTCATGCCTTTACCTTTCAAATGAGTAAGACTAACTTGAGTGGTGGacctaattttaattttcattactaCCCATAGAATCCACATTTATTGCTATCTTAATCAGATATTAATAAAGTTGATCAACCTGTGACTATGTGCCATCTTCAGATGAAATACTATGAGTTAATTGTTTCATAGATTTAGACACCTTCTCTTCCACCAGGCTTCTCTTGACCTTCCAGGGGCTAACAACTTtacatatcattttatatttcctttgtatatattttgtgtttatttatctgtgtgtgtgtgtgtaagtgagtatatgcatattttatttccACAAAAAAAGTCTTTTGAGGGAATAAAAGTCCTTTGAGATtatagattgttttgtttttaaactatatGTGCAGCACTTGGCATGGTGTCCATTGCATAGTACTAAGTACTTTCTGGATGTTTGAAGAAATGATCTATAAAAAGTGACTTAAAAGCATTGCTCTaaagttcactttttttctattgatGTGCAGATTGAACAGGTGAGCCAGCTCTCTGCTCTGGTACAAGCCCAGCTGGAGTACCACAAGCAGGCTTCCCAGATTCTGCAGCAAGTTACTGTCAGGCTTGAGGAAAGGTACTACACCCTTTTGATCAAAATGTTAAGAATAAATTGCTGATGGTAAACTTAAACTCTTCACTGAAATAGCCTATAATGCTCATTGAATCCTTTAACATTACCATGAGTTAGCTTTTTCAAGCTTTTCTATTAGAGAATCCCAGAACATTCACTAAGGAGTATTCCCTCCCCCATTTTGCTTATACTTCAAGAATAAATATAAGATGCATGCCTAATTCATCATAAGGGTACTTATACAGATTTTTGCTTCTGTTTCATTAATGTTGATgatatcacttcttttttttaactttgtcatttttatctttttgattgattgattgattgattgatccctTATACAGGATAAGAGAAGCTTCCTCTCAGCCTAGAAGAGAGTATCAGCCTAAACCCCGCATGAGCCTAGAGTTTGCATCTGGAGACAATACTCAACATAATGGAGGCCTATCTCATACAAGCACTCCTAAACCAACAGGTTAGATACAACGGGATATAGATTTTATTAAAACACATGAGGGAAATTTTCCAGTAGTATCTTTTGATGTAATCCTGAGATTCTCTTGGTTTTCATTCAAGTCACAGTaatttatttctcctcttcctaatTTATTCTTTGTGagttataattatttgaaaaaggatttttctttccctccctctattttttctctcaccTGCaccttctctttcttgttttctcttttctttatctacttttcactctatctttctagttgtcccattttcttttcctccctttttctattattccctttgcctctctctctctctctgtctgtctctctctctctctctctctctctctctctctctctctctttcttttcccttcttcctttccccttttccaattcttctcttctttcttctttgtaggTTTTCCCTTTATAAGTCTTTTATTCttcatgttttttatttctgttctctTTTATCAGGACCTACACACATACTAATCTTGTAATCTACTCTCCCAGCACGCCTGGATTTTGAGCATCCTTTTTTCCCTGGGTAGTAAATCACTTCCCTTGACATATTGTATCAGCACTGTGAGATTGAGTTTCAGTCTTTGattccattttccccttcctttgtcACATGCTCCGACCCCCTGCTGCCTACTACATAGTCCAGCCCACCCTCAGGAACATGTTGAGTCAGATTCCTTGAACAACACTAGCGTGGCTGTCTTGCATACTAATACAGTTTGAGTCATGACACCTGCCAGGTTTTCAACAGTTCATTGTGTTGTGGGACTGAGGTTggtacaataaaaataaactttcatttctGCTGGGGAAATGAATATATTCTCATTAATGCAGTTTTAAGTTTTGtcgttttttttccccccagatggttaaaaaaaaaaaaaaaatctatgggcAACACATTTGGCAAACAGCTTTCATTTTCAGTGGTTTtgcatttggtttttaaaacatGTGTGGGAATCTCACCACCTTTTCCTGAATCTCCAGTGTTTGTTGTCcttctgcaaaagaaaaatagactaaaGATGTACTTAGGAGGCGAGGGTGAAGGAGCAAGGAGGTATTAGAAAGCAATTGGATTTAAATCCATGTCTTCCAGCATCAGATTCAACATTCCTTTCATCATACCACAGTGTCTTTATTGCAAACAGAATTTGACCAACAACTTTTCAGACGCTTGAGTCCCAGGATTGGCTAAGTATTCCAACTTGGGGGAAGGCATGAAGATTGATAGGTCCTGTGGATGTGATCTGAATCATTTCCCCTTTGTGAGATAGGAAATAGAATAGGAGTTAACACGGCAAGTACAGAAATCTCTAATTTGATACAAGTTGTAGATACCAGGTGTCACAATGCTAagtgtttctttgcttttctccattttctgtcTTTTAGGTGTCCCGATGGATCAGCCCTGCTGCCGGGCTCTGTATGACTTTGAACCTGAAAATGAAGGCGAGCTGGGTTTTAAGGAGGGGGATGTCATTACCCTCACCAACCAGATTGATGAGAACTGGTATGAGGGGATGCTTCATGGTCAGTCAGGTTTCTTCCCTATCAATTATGTGGAGATTCTGGTTGCTCTGCCTCATTAGGATGTCTTGCTGGCTGGCTCACCAACTCTTGGCCCAGGTAGTTCAGTTTATTGCCACTGCTTTGGAAATGCTGCTTTAAGCACCTCCCAAGTACCAGCTGCAGTGGTCCACGTCACCCAGTCCCACTGAGCATTTTTGGTTCCCTCTGGCTGCCCTGCTCTGGCCGTGGTGATGGACGATATCTTCCTGCACGTTGAATGGCACGCGCCTCCTGCTTGCCAGACAAGGCCAGCCCATGGTCACAGCCAGCAGCGGTTTGCACACTTTAGGTAGACATGTCTCCCCGAGGCGTGACCGGGTGGCTCAATGCAGTCAGTCCATCCTATCGAAGATAACGTCTATCACCTCGAGGTCATTTTCAAGCCTCTGCTCTCCATTCCAAGAGAGAAATGTTCTTGCCACTCTGTGTCCCCCTCCCCAGGATCCCCAGCTCACTAAGCTGTCTGATATTGCCTCACCAGCACATTGTCTTTTGATCTGAATAAATAGTCTTGAGATGTGATCTGTGAAAAAGCTacaatggaaattcaaaggctTTTCTGAAAACCAACTATCTTTTGTAACCATTTATACCTTCGCTGACGTACCACcgcttttcctctctttctatcAAAGAAAAGCCCCATTTGATTTCTGGGGAAGAGAGGCCCAGGGACTAGGGGAAGAAATATTCTGTGAGGAAACAATCCAGTGTGCTTGCTCTGCAGAAATAGTGCATGAGACCATGTTTCTCCAGGATAGCTGGGCACAGAGCTGGCGCAGAACGGAAGAGGAAGGAGGGCAGGGAGGGGAAATACAGTTATACTCTTGTGTGTTCCCTAAGATGCTTTGGCACAGAGACAAATAAAAGCACCAGGAAATATCTATCTCCTACTCACGATCAAGAAATCGGCCTCCTCCGTTTTTCTCTTTCCACTGTCCCCTCGTATTCTTTGAACACCATTTGTGCATATTCTGCCCTCAATGAGGACTAAATAacgatttgtgtgtgtgtgctgagcAATTCAAGGTGTGTGGCTCCAGTCAGCTCTCTCACTCCCCTCCCCCCGGCCTCATCGTGTGTGTACAGTGCTGTGCGTAGCTCTATCGACAGTCTTTTTGTAATGGTTGTAAGAGTCCCCTTAGTTGAGCCCCTCAGAGTTCTATTTATCTAAACTGTACAGCCCCCTTCAGAGATTTAATGTGCCGCTTCGGATGTGCCATGTCCATCCTGAACCATGTGAAATGAAAGACCAGCTCCTCTTGCTTCATGTATAAACTATCAAAGAAAGCTTGCTGTCTCCAATAAACAGTGCAGACAGACAAATCACAAGACtggtgttttctttctgttttgctgTGTGGGTTGTGGGATACCTgaggtggggatggggaaggaaggggagtaTCTACTGTGTGCTGCTCCTCACAATACCTGTAGATGGACAGGAAGATGGTATGATTGTCCCCCCACTAAGTGGTTTTGCAAAAAGTCCACAGCTAGGAGGTATCTGCGACCAGATAGGTCTTGggtctttgatttttctctcccaacatgattcatagaaaaatgtgttttaaaaaaaaagaaaaaaaaagaaacttggatCTTCTTGATTTAGGACCCAATAATCTATCCATTGCATTCAATAGTTGCCCAAATATCTCAGGTGAGGATGGTTTGGGTCATTTTGCTTATGATGTCACAATTACTGCACCATTGACTTCTCCAGCCCATAtgaatgatgatttttaaaaatcaagaatttaaaTGCAACATTCTGGGAATGCCATGTTCTGGGAAGCACTGGTGATAAGACTGAGTTGATATgtcatgtatgtgtatacacataataCACATTTATCCCTATACTCATAAgcttctatatatacacacatacacatatatgtatgtatgtatgtgggtgtCTGTGACATGGCCAGAGATGTATATATGTGACTTACAAATACGTACATATCCCATACTAATCTAGGCCCTCAACTAAATTTCTATGTCTCCAACTGCTTGCTGGACACCATCTGGATGGCCAATTTGAACTCAACTTATCTAAAAATCAACTCAAGAGTTTCTTCCCTTAaaccttcctctcttctcacATTCCCCATTTCTATTGATGGAAACACTATTCTGTTTCTGCAAGTTCAACATATCATAGATAGTTTTTGATTAGTGCAAGTAATGAATGCTACGAAGTAGTCAGATACGGTTATCCCTTCTACATTGCGGTTAGGGATGTGGTACCCTTGCAATCTAGAAAATCTGCACAAATTCTGATTCTCCCTTCCTACTAgagaaatttgaattattataGAACTGAAATCTAAAATTCAGGAATTTTATGCATTTCAGAGTTACCAAATTTTTGTGTGTTATCTGTTGGCCTTTGCATGTCATCTACAGCTTCTGCAAAActtccccaaaattcccatttaatttgtCAAGCCAACCCACAATATATGGAAACTGATGGGGAAAGTTGcaatgtgaaagggataactgtataTTCAAATTGGTACTACTGAAAATCATAATTAGGTAAGATATGGCAGTTGGTTCTAGCCCCATGGAAATATGCAGTAATAATTAGAATAATGTAACCATTTTTAAAGGATTCAACATTCACATGAATTAAATTTCTTAGACTTTTCTCACTCAGACTATGAGTCCAATCAAATGCCAACATCTGTCCATAATAATTTACAGCCTCATGTTCCTAATGTTTGCCCAACCACTGTTTTCCCCTTTCCttagaattattaaaaaagaCTCTCAACTGGTCCTACAGCCTTAggatttctccctctccctcctttcctctccttcctccctctccctctcctctcctttcctctcttttcctctcctcttctcttctctcctctccccctccccttcccctctcctttcttctccccttcctctctcctctcttctccccctccccctctcctcctttccctctccttttccctttctcccctttcctctccctctccctctccttttccctctcctctcctctctctttttctttctctcacatcCTTCCTTTTTGTCCTGCTGAAAAACCTCCAGAGGCTTTCTAGGGAATTCCTAAGATATTTCCTAGAAACACATCTCTTGGACCAGTATTTATGATCTTTACCTTCAtgactttctctttttacttGTTACTTCACATTACTCTAGTTTCCATGTTTTGCGTTAGAGTCAAATTGAATCGAACAGCTATTCCCCATACTGGACATGCAGCCATCTACCATCATCCCCTGCCTAGAATGTGTTTCTTATTC
This sequence is a window from Sminthopsis crassicaudata isolate SCR6 chromosome 1, ASM4859323v1, whole genome shotgun sequence. Protein-coding genes within it:
- the SH3GL2 gene encoding LOW QUALITY PROTEIN: endophilin-A1 (The sequence of the model RefSeq protein was modified relative to this genomic sequence to represent the inferred CDS: deleted 2 bases in 2 codons) — encoded protein: MALFITRSLELASIISLLERVTFIRIDHHIILLLPCTRISWFCSSHSASVPKVSEKVGGAEGTKLDDDFKEMERKVDVTSRAVMEIMTKTIEYLQPNPASRAKLSMINTMSKIRGQEKGPGYPQAEALLAEAMLKFGRELGDECNFGPALGDVGEAMRELSEVKDSLDMEVKQNFIDPLQNLHDKDLREIQHHLKKLEGRRLDFDYKKKRQGKIPDEELRQALEKFDESKEIAESSMFNLLEMDIEQVSQLSALVQAQLEYHKQASQILQQVTVRLEERIREASSQPRREYQPKPRMSLEFASGDNTQHNGGLSHTSTPKPTGVPMDQPCCRALYDFEPENEGELGFKEGDVITLTNQIDENWYEGMLHGQSGFFPINYVEILVALPH